One window of Prochlorococcus marinus XMU1405 genomic DNA carries:
- a CDS encoding TM0106 family RecB-like putative nuclease → MNSLHLKSYTRCKRKAWLDFKGKKSYEVWSPHKAIDKINQFQIFSEFCNGEIYTGLKACENGYQGVIGLKIKGNLFQNINAEILPQLLFKTKGKSKWGQYKYLPAVYKLGHKTTKEHLFDLAFCSILLESFQESKIEKGLVISTFYKKIKVEEIYLNKKLRKKVLNVLLNLNECLEGSIPEITQDRKKCTICSWQKFCNKEAKENGYLTDIDGIGSKTASLLITNGITNTQTLASYSEKQLGEKLSKFKDQKYEKASIFVKQAQAYISGEPYFISNKNNTEDLLEKICSGFYIFDIESNPDEKHDFLYGFLKVNNLSNKKEDLIYIPILNLKNNKGESYRQIIEILFSKKEWPVLHYGETEKIAIINIAKNLNFSFEEIDSLASRFIDLHTLVRKSWILPLKNYGLKTVSNWLGFEWMQKNVSGSKALYWWIQYQITENEIFFKKIIQYNKDDCLATLKIAEFLIKNQLKKN, encoded by the coding sequence TTGAATTCTCTTCATTTAAAAAGTTATACAAGATGCAAAAGAAAAGCGTGGCTCGATTTTAAGGGTAAAAAATCTTATGAAGTTTGGTCTCCCCATAAAGCTATAGATAAAATTAATCAGTTTCAAATTTTCTCTGAATTTTGTAATGGTGAAATATATACAGGATTAAAAGCCTGTGAAAATGGTTATCAAGGGGTAATTGGATTAAAAATCAAAGGAAATCTTTTCCAAAATATAAACGCAGAGATACTTCCACAATTACTTTTTAAGACTAAAGGTAAAAGTAAATGGGGACAATATAAATATTTACCTGCTGTTTATAAGTTAGGCCACAAAACAACTAAAGAACATTTATTCGACTTAGCTTTTTGTTCTATTCTTTTGGAATCTTTTCAAGAATCTAAAATTGAGAAAGGATTAGTAATTTCAACTTTTTATAAAAAAATTAAAGTTGAAGAAATTTATTTAAATAAAAAATTAAGAAAAAAAGTTTTAAATGTTTTATTAAATTTGAATGAATGCTTGGAGGGATCTATACCAGAAATAACTCAAGATAGAAAAAAATGTACTATTTGTTCTTGGCAAAAATTTTGTAACAAAGAAGCAAAAGAAAATGGATATCTAACAGATATAGATGGAATAGGGTCCAAAACTGCATCATTACTCATAACAAATGGAATAACTAATACCCAAACATTAGCTTCGTATAGCGAAAAACAACTTGGAGAGAAATTATCTAAATTCAAAGATCAGAAGTATGAAAAAGCATCCATATTTGTAAAGCAAGCACAAGCATATATCTCTGGAGAACCATATTTCATTTCTAATAAAAATAATACGGAAGATCTATTAGAAAAAATATGTTCGGGATTCTATATATTTGATATTGAGTCAAATCCAGATGAAAAGCATGATTTTTTATATGGATTTTTAAAAGTAAATAATTTGTCTAATAAAAAAGAAGATCTTATCTATATACCAATTTTAAATCTTAAAAACAATAAAGGAGAATCTTACAGGCAAATTATTGAAATACTTTTTTCAAAGAAGGAATGGCCAGTTTTACATTACGGAGAAACAGAAAAGATAGCAATAATTAATATTGCTAAAAACCTAAATTTTAGTTTTGAAGAAATTGATTCACTTGCCTCAAGATTTATAGACTTACATACCTTAGTAAGAAAGTCTTGGATATTACCACTAAAAAACTATGGCTTAAAAACTGTTTCTAATTGGCTTGGATTTGAATGGATGCAGAAAAATGTAAGTGGATCGAAAGCCCTTTATTGGTGGATTCAATATCAAATTACGGAAAACGAAATATTTTTTAAAAAAATTATCCAATATAACAAAGACGATTGTTTGGCTACTCTAAAAATTGCAGAATTTTTAATTAAAAATCAATTAAAGAAAAATTGA
- a CDS encoding folate-binding protein YgfZ: protein MHYIKKKFWLEKLDCFSITGKDARKFLNGITTGNILNLENKVIKTCWLTPNGVLRSLIEIVFLEKNLEVIILAGNTNEIIDYFNKIIFPADDVFISEAFLINRIQEIDESSSWRNYQPIFFKIEDKEFEIYKNKLNLLNPDDLKLWKINQAIPSLEMEINGKNNPLELGLQDLIDFNKGCYLGQETMSKIKNVSSLKQEIRIWKSFESNLNLDVEDKNLYLNSAKDISVGKITSFFKSDSQIKGLAMIKRKYLEEGSYFFSEIFGKIIINKSVGSIFL, encoded by the coding sequence ATGCATTATATAAAAAAAAAGTTTTGGCTTGAAAAACTTGATTGTTTTTCTATTACTGGAAAAGATGCCAGAAAATTTTTGAATGGAATAACAACTGGTAATATTCTTAATTTAGAAAATAAAGTTATCAAAACTTGTTGGTTAACTCCAAATGGAGTTCTAAGGTCATTAATTGAAATTGTTTTTTTAGAAAAAAACTTAGAAGTAATTATCTTGGCGGGTAACACTAATGAAATAATTGATTACTTTAATAAAATAATTTTTCCAGCGGACGATGTATTTATAAGTGAAGCTTTCTTGATAAATAGAATTCAGGAAATTGATGAATCTAGTTCATGGAGAAATTACCAGCCTATTTTCTTCAAAATAGAAGATAAAGAATTTGAAATATATAAAAATAAACTAAATTTACTAAATCCTGATGATTTAAAACTTTGGAAGATTAATCAGGCAATACCCTCATTAGAAATGGAAATAAACGGAAAAAATAATCCTCTTGAGCTTGGATTACAAGATCTTATAGATTTTAATAAAGGTTGTTATTTAGGACAAGAAACAATGTCAAAAATAAAAAATGTTTCTTCTTTAAAACAAGAAATAAGAATTTGGAAATCATTTGAATCTAATTTGAATTTAGACGTTGAAGATAAAAATTTATATTTAAATTCTGCCAAGGATATTTCTGTAGGTAAAATAACAAGTTTTTTTAAATCAGATTCTCAAATAAAAGGTTTAGCAATGATAAAAAGAAAATATTTAGAGGAAGGAAGTTATTTTTTTTCAGAAATTTTTGGAAAAATTATTATTAATAAATCTGTAGGATCAATTTTTCTTTAA
- a CDS encoding carotenoid oxygenase family protein codes for MTNLQDKKIDKFNIFKKEDWSSAYQNVEKEITNEPLKISKGNNIQNLNGTLLRNGPGILERGGQWVHHPFDGDGMITSIKFKNGQPLLTNRFVKTKGYLEEEKIDKFIYRGVFGTQKNGGILNNVLDLKFKNIANTHVIKLGDEILALWEAAGPHAMDPDSLETIGLTTLKGVLKPNEAFSAHPKTDLNSNTSSELLVTFGVQTGPKSTIRLMEFDNAGTNSGELIFDRKDTFNGFAFLHDFAITTNWAIFLQNAIDFNPLPFVMGQRGAAQCLKSNPNKKAKFFIIPRESGLFRGQSPLTIDAPEGFVFHHVNAFEKDSKIVLDSIFYDDFPSVGPDENFRDIDFDKYPEGKLKRSIIDLKTKTCELETFSEQCCEFAVVNPKNLGLKATFSWMASTSQKLGNAPLQAIKKINLTSKEEIFWSAGSSGFVSEPIMVPSENSSKEDEGFLFIILWNGERRGSDLVILDAKDLKELAVYELPISIPHGLHGSWVN; via the coding sequence GTGACTAATTTACAAGATAAAAAAATTGATAAATTTAATATTTTTAAAAAAGAAGATTGGTCAAGTGCTTATCAAAATGTAGAAAAGGAGATAACTAATGAGCCTCTAAAAATTAGCAAAGGTAATAATATTCAAAATTTAAATGGAACATTATTAAGAAATGGACCAGGAATATTAGAGAGAGGTGGACAATGGGTTCATCATCCATTTGATGGTGATGGGATGATAACATCCATAAAATTCAAAAATGGTCAGCCATTATTAACAAATAGATTTGTTAAAACTAAAGGCTATTTGGAAGAAGAAAAAATAGATAAATTTATTTATAGAGGTGTTTTTGGAACACAAAAAAATGGAGGAATTTTAAATAATGTATTAGATCTAAAATTCAAGAATATCGCTAATACACATGTCATTAAATTAGGAGATGAAATTCTTGCATTATGGGAAGCAGCAGGTCCACATGCAATGGATCCTGATAGTCTTGAAACTATTGGTTTAACAACATTAAAAGGAGTACTAAAGCCTAACGAAGCATTCAGTGCTCATCCCAAAACAGACCTAAACTCAAATACATCTTCAGAACTTTTAGTCACTTTTGGAGTACAAACCGGGCCAAAAAGTACCATTAGATTAATGGAATTTGATAATGCTGGTACAAATTCTGGAGAGCTCATTTTTGACAGAAAAGATACCTTTAATGGCTTTGCATTCCTTCATGATTTCGCAATTACAACTAATTGGGCAATATTTTTACAGAATGCTATTGATTTCAATCCTCTTCCATTTGTAATGGGTCAAAGAGGAGCAGCACAATGTCTAAAGTCAAACCCAAATAAAAAGGCAAAGTTTTTTATCATCCCCAGAGAAAGTGGATTGTTTAGAGGACAGTCTCCTTTAACAATAGATGCTCCAGAAGGATTCGTTTTTCATCATGTAAACGCATTTGAAAAAGATTCCAAAATCGTATTAGATAGTATTTTTTATGATGATTTCCCATCAGTTGGTCCAGACGAGAATTTTAGGGATATTGACTTTGATAAATATCCAGAAGGAAAACTGAAAAGATCAATCATCGATCTAAAGACAAAAACTTGTGAACTTGAAACTTTCAGTGAACAATGTTGTGAATTTGCTGTTGTTAATCCTAAAAACTTAGGATTAAAAGCAACTTTTAGTTGGATGGCAAGCACATCTCAAAAGCTGGGGAACGCTCCGCTTCAAGCAATAAAAAAAATAAATTTAACTTCTAAGGAAGAGATTTTTTGGTCAGCAGGTTCAAGTGGATTTGTTAGTGAACCAATTATGGTTCCATCAGAAAACTCTTCAAAAGAAGATGAGGGATTTTTATTTATAATTCTATGGAACGGAGAAAGAAGAGGAAGCGATTTAGTGATATTAGACGCAAAAGACTTAAAAGAATTAGCTGTTTATGAATTACCCATTTCAATTCCTCATGGCCTTCATGGATCTTGGGTTAATTGA
- a CDS encoding thioredoxin family protein, with translation MVRTNSMVLELGFQLPNFEMLNANSSKNEYFNSHNLDNRHLLLMFICAHCPFVKYIENQISTLSKEIENTVQTVAVSSNDILTHPSDSPKNLRLQAQKKGWSFPYLYDENQNFAKKLKAACTPDFYLFSNEEDGDFLLYYHGQLDDSRPGNNIPLSGKDLRSAVKDLNLDNSYPSNQMPSLGCNIKWTPGKEPSWFK, from the coding sequence ATGGTAAGAACAAATTCTATGGTTTTGGAATTAGGTTTTCAATTACCGAATTTCGAAATGTTAAATGCTAATTCTTCAAAAAATGAATATTTTAATTCTCATAATCTAGATAATCGGCATTTACTTTTAATGTTTATTTGTGCCCATTGCCCATTTGTCAAATATATTGAGAATCAAATTTCTACATTAAGTAAAGAAATTGAAAATACAGTTCAAACAGTTGCAGTTTCTAGTAATGATATTCTCACTCATCCTTCAGATTCTCCTAAAAATTTGAGATTACAAGCACAAAAAAAGGGATGGAGTTTTCCTTATCTATATGATGAAAATCAAAATTTTGCTAAGAAATTAAAAGCAGCTTGCACCCCAGATTTTTATCTTTTTTCAAATGAAGAAGATGGTGATTTTTTATTGTATTATCATGGCCAATTAGACGATAGTAGACCAGGTAATAATATCCCTCTATCTGGAAAAGATTTGCGCTCTGCTGTAAAAGATTTGAATCTAGATAATTCTTATCCTTCAAATCAGATGCCTTCTTTAGGTTGCAATATAAAATGGACTCCTGGTAAAGAACCAAGTTGGTTTAAATGA
- a CDS encoding phosphoglucomutase/phosphomannomutase family protein, producing MTADKLDKIKFGTDGWRGIIGFDFNLSNLSRVVVAACQELHYQYYKEVNSKKIIIGYDRRFMACEFAKQIVPFVRGCGFEPILSDSFVTTPSCSFYAKEVGCLGALIITASHNPYNWLGLKIKSFNGCSVDESFTSEVEKRLMLGNSIEKIDGTYQLVDIKKFHLDRIKSLFDIDYISKRLKKMKLRIFVDSMHGSAANCMAEIFASNDLEVISEIRKDADPFFGGKPPEPLLNYADDLKQTLIKNSTNEVKTLGIIFDGDGDRIAAIDEKGRYSSTQDLLPYFISYLGEIKNNSYPVLKTVSGSDIIKNISESQNRDVFELPVGFKYIAEKMIKEKIFIGGEESGGVGFGDFIPERDALYAAMVLLNGIAEKSQYLYETLDEIQEDFGPSFYKRIDIKFPNQSEKNNVKDFIIDNIPENINNHKLKSISKIDGIKLRIDKNFWLLFRFSGTEPLLRLYCEAPKESYLDELLDWGQVFINLAGK from the coding sequence TTGACAGCTGATAAATTAGATAAGATAAAATTTGGAACTGATGGTTGGAGAGGAATTATTGGTTTTGACTTTAACCTGTCCAATCTTTCAAGAGTTGTTGTTGCTGCATGCCAAGAGTTGCATTATCAATACTATAAAGAAGTTAATTCAAAGAAAATTATTATTGGATATGATCGTAGATTTATGGCTTGTGAATTCGCCAAGCAAATAGTGCCTTTTGTAAGAGGATGTGGTTTCGAACCGATCTTATCTGATAGCTTTGTTACAACACCCTCTTGTAGTTTCTATGCCAAAGAAGTCGGTTGTCTTGGAGCGTTAATAATTACAGCAAGTCATAATCCATATAATTGGCTAGGTCTGAAAATAAAGAGCTTTAATGGATGTTCTGTTGACGAATCTTTTACAAGTGAAGTTGAAAAAAGATTAATGCTTGGAAATTCAATTGAAAAAATAGATGGTACTTATCAATTGGTAGATATAAAGAAATTTCATTTAGATAGAATTAAATCTCTTTTTGATATTGACTATATTTCCAAGAGATTAAAAAAAATGAAATTGAGAATTTTTGTAGATTCTATGCATGGTTCAGCTGCAAATTGTATGGCTGAGATTTTTGCTTCTAATGATTTAGAAGTTATTTCAGAAATCAGGAAAGATGCTGATCCTTTTTTTGGAGGAAAACCTCCTGAACCTCTTTTGAATTATGCAGATGATCTAAAACAAACACTAATTAAAAATTCAACAAATGAAGTGAAAACTTTAGGAATTATATTTGATGGTGATGGTGATAGAATTGCGGCAATTGATGAAAAAGGAAGATACTCTAGTACTCAAGATCTACTCCCATACTTTATTAGCTATTTGGGCGAAATTAAAAATAATTCTTATCCAGTTTTAAAGACTGTTAGTGGTTCAGATATTATTAAAAATATATCAGAGAGTCAAAATAGAGATGTTTTTGAACTTCCAGTTGGCTTTAAGTATATTGCTGAAAAAATGATTAAAGAAAAAATATTTATTGGAGGAGAAGAATCTGGGGGAGTTGGTTTTGGTGACTTTATTCCTGAAAGAGATGCTCTATATGCAGCGATGGTTTTATTAAATGGAATTGCTGAAAAATCTCAATATTTATATGAAACCTTAGATGAGATTCAAGAAGATTTTGGGCCAAGTTTTTATAAAAGAATTGATATTAAATTTCCAAACCAGTCAGAGAAAAATAACGTAAAAGATTTTATCATAGATAATATTCCTGAGAATATTAATAATCACAAGTTAAAAAGTATCTCAAAGATCGATGGAATAAAGTTGAGAATTGATAAAAATTTTTGGCTTCTTTTTAGGTTTTCAGGAACAGAACCTCTTTTAAGGTTGTATTGTGAAGCACCAAAAGAATCTTATTTAGATGAGTTATTAGATTGGGGACAAGTATTTATAAATTTGGCAGGAAAATAA
- a CDS encoding hemolysin family protein produces MKITLLLFLLFFPAFFAASELSFLLIRPSKVLRLIEEKKKGAFSILKIQKRFRSSLIASQFGVTISLIAIGWLSNNLANDYWKSNILSNRFYDLLLFLLVVLIVTLVSGLIPKALVINNPESAALRLTTIFDAVRKAMNPIVKIIEFFASACLGLFNLNDKWDSLNSGLSAGELETLIETDNVTGLKPDEKNILEGVFALKDTQVKEVMIPRSEMVTLPKNITFSELMKQVDKTRHARFFVIGESLDDVLGVLDLRYLAKPISKGEMESNTLLEPFLLPVTKIIETCSLAEIFPIVRDYNPFLLVVDEHGGTEGLITAADLNGEIVGEEMLNNRIYSDMRMLDNFSKKWSIAGKSEIIDINKKLGCSIPEGEDYHTLAGFLLEKFQLVPKIGDVLDSNNIKFEVISMSGPKIDRVKIILPKS; encoded by the coding sequence ATGAAAATAACTCTACTTTTATTTCTTTTATTTTTCCCAGCTTTTTTCGCAGCGAGTGAACTCTCTTTTTTATTAATAAGGCCAAGTAAAGTTTTAAGGTTGATAGAGGAAAAAAAGAAAGGAGCATTTTCAATTTTAAAAATTCAAAAACGCTTTAGATCTTCATTAATTGCCTCTCAATTTGGAGTGACAATTTCATTAATTGCAATTGGATGGCTTAGCAATAACCTGGCTAATGATTATTGGAAAAGCAATATCTTGTCAAATAGATTTTATGATCTTCTATTGTTTTTATTGGTTGTTTTAATTGTTACTCTCGTTTCTGGACTAATTCCTAAAGCACTAGTAATTAACAATCCAGAATCTGCTGCATTGAGGCTTACAACAATATTTGATGCCGTTAGAAAAGCTATGAATCCTATAGTGAAGATAATAGAATTCTTTGCTAGCGCATGTTTAGGCTTATTCAATTTAAATGACAAATGGGATTCTCTAAACTCGGGTTTATCGGCAGGAGAATTAGAAACTCTTATAGAAACAGACAATGTAACAGGTTTAAAACCAGATGAGAAAAATATTCTAGAGGGAGTTTTTGCTTTAAAAGATACACAAGTTAAAGAAGTAATGATTCCAAGATCTGAAATGGTAACTTTGCCAAAAAATATAACCTTTTCAGAACTTATGAAACAAGTTGATAAAACTCGCCATGCTCGATTCTTTGTGATTGGTGAGTCTTTAGATGATGTATTAGGTGTATTAGATTTACGTTATCTAGCCAAGCCAATTTCAAAAGGTGAAATGGAATCAAATACATTATTAGAGCCGTTCCTTTTACCAGTGACGAAAATTATAGAAACATGTTCTTTAGCAGAAATATTTCCAATAGTGAGAGACTACAATCCTTTCTTACTAGTAGTTGATGAACATGGTGGGACAGAGGGGCTCATAACTGCAGCTGATCTAAATGGCGAAATAGTTGGAGAGGAAATGCTCAACAATAGAATTTATTCCGATATGAGAATGTTAGATAATTTCTCTAAAAAATGGTCAATAGCTGGAAAATCAGAAATTATTGATATAAATAAGAAGTTAGGATGTTCCATTCCAGAAGGCGAAGATTATCATACTCTTGCTGGATTTCTGCTAGAAAAATTTCAATTGGTTCCAAAAATTGGGGACGTTTTAGATTCTAATAACATCAAATTTGAAGTTATTTCGATGTCAGGTCCAAAAATTGATCGTGTTAAAATAATTCTTCCCAAAAGCTAA
- the fabI gene encoding enoyl-ACP reductase FabI, protein MLLNLTGKKILVTGIANNRSIAWGIAQQLSKAGAELGITYLPDDKGRFESKVRELTEPLNPSLFLPLDVQNPAQIEEIFKNIKDNWGQIDGLVHCLAFAGRDELIGDYSATTSEGFDRALNISAYSLAPLCKAAKPLFSDGAGVVSLTYLGSERAIPNYNVMGVAKAALEASVRYLSAELGPEKQVRVNAISAGPIRTLASSAIGGILDMIHNVEEKAPLRRTVTQTEVGNTAAFLLSDLSSGISGQTIYVDAGYCINGM, encoded by the coding sequence ATGCTTCTAAATCTAACTGGCAAAAAAATTCTTGTTACAGGGATTGCCAACAATCGTTCAATAGCATGGGGTATCGCTCAACAACTTTCAAAAGCTGGCGCAGAACTTGGAATCACATATTTGCCTGATGATAAAGGGAGATTCGAGTCTAAAGTTAGAGAACTAACTGAACCTTTAAACCCATCGTTATTTTTGCCTCTTGATGTTCAAAATCCAGCTCAAATTGAAGAAATCTTTAAAAATATAAAAGACAATTGGGGGCAAATTGACGGATTAGTTCACTGTCTTGCATTTGCAGGACGCGATGAATTGATTGGAGATTATAGTGCTACCACTTCAGAGGGTTTTGATAGAGCTCTTAATATAAGTGCGTATTCGTTAGCACCTTTATGTAAAGCAGCAAAACCACTGTTTAGTGATGGTGCTGGAGTTGTCTCCTTAACTTATTTAGGTTCAGAAAGGGCGATTCCTAACTATAACGTGATGGGAGTTGCTAAAGCAGCTTTAGAAGCTTCAGTAAGATATCTTTCTGCAGAACTTGGTCCAGAAAAACAAGTCAGAGTTAACGCAATAAGTGCTGGGCCTATAAGAACACTTGCGAGTTCTGCTATAGGTGGCATTTTAGATATGATTCACAATGTTGAAGAAAAGGCTCCTTTACGCAGAACAGTCACTCAAACAGAAGTAGGTAATACAGCTGCTTTTTTATTAAGTGATCTCTCTAGCGGCATTTCAGGCCAAACAATTTATGTTGATGCGGGTTACTGCATTAATGGAATGTAA
- the rdgB gene encoding RdgB/HAM1 family non-canonical purine NTP pyrophosphatase, with product MKNLFLASKNKGKIEEYKKLLAGVNCKLLLQPESLEVEEDGLTFRDNAIKKAREVSRKTNNFSIADDSGICIEALGGKPGIYSSRYAENDQKRIERVLRELDGVQNRSAFFIAYICVCSPNGEVIIESEAKCHGNIILNPRGKSGFGYDPIFEESSTRLTFAEMNNDIKDSCSHRGKALKKIIPDLIEIFS from the coding sequence ATGAAAAATTTATTTTTAGCGAGTAAGAATAAAGGTAAAATTGAAGAATATAAGAAATTGCTTGCCGGAGTTAATTGTAAGTTGTTACTCCAGCCAGAATCATTAGAAGTTGAAGAGGATGGACTGACATTTAGAGATAATGCAATTAAAAAAGCGAGAGAAGTTTCTAGAAAAACGAATAATTTTTCAATAGCAGATGATTCAGGAATTTGTATTGAAGCACTAGGTGGTAAGCCTGGCATTTACTCATCTAGATATGCAGAAAATGATCAAAAAAGGATTGAACGAGTTTTAAGAGAACTTGATGGAGTTCAAAATAGAAGTGCTTTCTTTATTGCTTATATTTGTGTTTGTTCCCCAAATGGTGAAGTGATTATTGAATCTGAGGCCAAATGTCATGGCAATATTATTTTAAACCCCAGAGGAAAAAGTGGTTTTGGGTATGACCCAATTTTTGAGGAGAGTTCTACCAGATTAACTTTCGCAGAAATGAATAATGATATTAAAGACTCTTGTAGTCATAGAGGTAAAGCATTAAAAAAAATTATTCCAGATTTAATTGAAATTTTTTCTTAA
- the hisB gene encoding imidazoleglycerol-phosphate dehydratase HisB, with the protein MSSLRQSEIKRKTNETDISVFINLDGNGISEIDTGIPFLDHMLHQISSHGLFDLKIKAIGDTHIDDHHTNEDVGIALGKAFSKALGERKGISRFGHFFAPLDEALVQVTLDCSGRPHLSYDLQLKAPRIGNYDTELVREFFIAFVNNSGITLHINQIRGSNSHHIVEACFKAFSRAMRMATEIDPRRSNSIPSSKGMLEKQ; encoded by the coding sequence ATGTCATCTCTAAGGCAATCTGAAATAAAAAGAAAAACGAATGAAACAGATATTTCTGTATTTATAAACTTAGATGGAAATGGAATTTCTGAGATTGATACCGGGATACCATTCCTAGATCATATGCTTCATCAAATATCCAGTCATGGTTTGTTCGATTTAAAAATAAAAGCAATTGGAGATACCCATATTGATGATCATCATACAAATGAAGATGTAGGAATCGCATTAGGTAAAGCATTTTCAAAAGCTTTGGGAGAAAGAAAAGGAATAAGCAGATTTGGACATTTCTTTGCCCCATTAGATGAAGCATTAGTTCAAGTCACCTTAGACTGCTCTGGTAGACCGCATCTATCTTATGATCTTCAATTAAAAGCTCCTAGAATAGGAAATTATGATACTGAACTAGTAAGAGAGTTTTTTATTGCCTTTGTAAATAACAGCGGTATTACTCTGCATATTAATCAAATACGAGGAAGTAATTCACATCACATAGTTGAGGCGTGCTTTAAAGCTTTTTCAAGAGCAATGAGAATGGCTACCGAGATAGATCCAAGAAGATCTAATTCAATTCCAAGCAGTAAAGGAATGTTAGAAAAACAATAA
- the pyrE gene encoding orotate phosphoribosyltransferase, whose product MGKFSDKYDLNKAKLLKQLIEKSYKKGNFTLSSGKKSSHYLNCKPVSLNGEGLNLISDLFLELKDSRSKAVAGLTLGADPIVSGLIVKAAAQGLNLNGLIIRKEIKKYGTKAGIEGPTLEEGTLVTVLEDVVTTAGSVIKAIKKLRENNYLVEEVLSIVDRQEGGLEALSDENVKLKSLFTIKDFL is encoded by the coding sequence ATGGGCAAATTTTCGGATAAGTATGATTTAAATAAAGCAAAATTGTTAAAACAGTTAATTGAAAAATCTTACAAGAAAGGAAACTTCACTTTATCTTCAGGAAAAAAAAGCAGTCATTACTTGAACTGTAAACCAGTCTCATTAAATGGCGAAGGCTTAAACTTAATAAGTGATTTATTTTTAGAGTTAAAGGACTCAAGGTCAAAAGCTGTAGCAGGATTGACATTAGGTGCAGACCCTATAGTAAGTGGATTAATTGTAAAAGCAGCTGCGCAAGGTTTAAACCTAAATGGTTTAATAATTCGTAAAGAAATTAAAAAATACGGTACAAAAGCTGGAATAGAGGGCCCCACATTAGAAGAAGGAACTTTGGTAACTGTTTTAGAGGATGTCGTTACAACTGCTGGTTCAGTGATAAAAGCTATAAAAAAGTTACGCGAAAATAATTATCTTGTTGAGGAAGTTTTGTCTATAGTTGATAGGCAAGAAGGGGGATTAGAAGCCCTTAGCGATGAAAATGTTAAATTAAAGAGTCTTTTTACCATAAAAGACTTTTTATAA